One region of Collinsella aerofaciens ATCC 25986 genomic DNA includes:
- a CDS encoding NAD(P)/FAD-dependent oxidoreductase, with the protein MNTSAFYDVLVIGGGASGLAAAITAARAGKSVCIVERDVACGLKLLATGNGRCNLSNESIDPQRYNHPAFVESVMGPQPEQELMGFFSSLGIMTTSEDGRLYPRSLRAESVRDALLNVCDRLGITLICGANVASAHKASEGWTLQIDRPARALKAKKHDDRKSELRSLRKALADVPRKNEALEAHAVIIATGGNPTGIADTFSLPLTSLRPILCPVSATVVGDRAALKTLDGLRVRARLTLARNHSELWHEDGEVLFRTFGISGVAVFNLSRRIQRGDTILLDVFPDLSKDELLDMLNRRVKLLGGFSPRDPRWLDGMLAPQLSRVVCTAFEQCHPGSNDVIHLVSILKHFKLLVEGTAEERSAQVTRGGVSVESISTPSLRARSVVDTPLYVCGEALDIDADCGGFNLAWAWLSGIRAASSL; encoded by the coding sequence GTGAACACGAGCGCCTTCTATGACGTCCTGGTAATCGGCGGCGGGGCTTCAGGCCTCGCCGCCGCCATTACGGCCGCACGTGCTGGCAAAAGCGTCTGCATCGTTGAGCGCGATGTCGCCTGCGGCCTAAAGCTCCTTGCGACCGGTAACGGCCGCTGCAACCTCTCCAACGAATCGATTGATCCTCAGCGGTATAACCACCCCGCATTCGTCGAATCTGTCATGGGCCCCCAACCCGAACAAGAGCTTATGGGTTTCTTCTCCTCGCTGGGCATCATGACAACCTCCGAGGACGGCCGGCTGTACCCACGCTCCCTTCGTGCCGAATCGGTGCGTGACGCGCTTCTCAACGTTTGCGACCGCCTAGGTATCACCTTAATCTGCGGAGCCAACGTTGCCTCGGCGCACAAAGCTTCCGAAGGCTGGACACTCCAAATAGACCGTCCAGCGCGGGCACTCAAGGCAAAAAAGCATGACGACCGAAAATCGGAGCTCCGCTCGCTTCGGAAAGCGCTCGCCGATGTCCCTCGCAAGAACGAGGCCCTGGAGGCACATGCCGTAATTATCGCCACGGGTGGCAACCCCACCGGTATCGCCGATACGTTTAGCCTCCCCCTCACTTCGCTGCGCCCCATCCTCTGCCCCGTATCGGCAACGGTCGTCGGCGATCGGGCGGCACTCAAGACGTTGGACGGCCTGCGCGTCCGCGCCCGCTTGACGCTCGCCCGCAATCATAGTGAGCTCTGGCACGAAGACGGTGAAGTCCTGTTTCGAACCTTCGGTATCTCGGGCGTCGCTGTCTTCAACCTCTCCCGTCGTATCCAGCGCGGCGATACGATCCTGCTCGACGTTTTCCCCGACCTCTCCAAAGACGAGTTGCTCGATATGCTTAACCGGCGCGTTAAGCTGCTCGGCGGCTTTTCGCCCCGCGATCCCCGTTGGCTCGACGGCATGCTCGCCCCGCAACTCTCCCGCGTCGTCTGCACAGCGTTCGAGCAGTGCCATCCAGGCTCCAACGATGTCATCCACCTGGTCTCGATCCTCAAGCATTTTAAGTTGCTCGTCGAAGGAACCGCCGAGGAGCGCTCGGCGCAGGTCACGCGTGGTGGCGTATCTGTCGAGAGCATCTCAACACCCAGTCTACGCGCGCGCAGCGTTGTCGACACCCCGCTTTACGTCTGCGGCGAAGCGCTCGACATCGACGCCGATTGCGGAGGCTTTAACCTTGCGTGGGCATGGCTCTCGGGCATTCGCGCTGCAAGCAGCCTGTAG
- a CDS encoding NAD(P)/FAD-dependent oxidoreductase, which yields MIEITQFNASLDEAGDENACLIVGKRVAKRILRCKDSEIKSIELHRKSIDARKKRDVHFILSFRVELTSPHLEREAVDSVAERDRSRVRAIEDDEPSFPSPVSDAPQERPVVVGAGCAGLFAALTLAKAGLKPLLIERGDPAFRRSQAIDLFLKERILDPESNIQFGLGGAGTFSDGKLNTGTKNPAHRLILETFVEAGAPRDILWDAKPHIGSDILPKVVTAISQRIEQLGGVVRYRTKLVDIRIDASGAITGIDVQSSQDAAYEPIETKHLILACGHSARDIFELLKDHNVALAQKTFAMGVRIEHPQRDINRAQYGASAGHPALGAAPYKLVAHLPNGRSVFSFCMCPGGQVVAASSEPCHLCVNGASLNARDGRNANAALLVNVTPEDLPNDDPLAGIELQRACEAAAYRLGGSNWNAPAQLVGDFLAGRASKAPGKVKPTYPLGVTWTAIDEALPQHIVESLRLGLPLLGKKLRGYDRPDAVLTGVETRSSSPVTVTRDRACHAVSTPGLYPCGEGAGYAGGIMSAATDGIRCAEALIADL from the coding sequence ATGATCGAAATCACCCAATTCAACGCGTCGCTCGATGAAGCCGGCGATGAAAATGCCTGCCTCATTGTTGGCAAGCGAGTCGCCAAGCGCATCCTACGTTGCAAGGACTCCGAGATCAAGTCCATCGAGCTCCATCGCAAGTCAATCGACGCTCGCAAAAAACGAGACGTCCATTTTATCCTGAGCTTTCGTGTTGAGCTGACTAGTCCCCACCTCGAGCGAGAAGCGGTCGACAGCGTTGCCGAGCGTGACCGCTCGCGCGTACGCGCGATAGAAGACGATGAGCCTTCATTCCCCTCCCCCGTCTCCGACGCACCTCAAGAACGCCCTGTCGTTGTCGGCGCCGGATGCGCCGGCCTTTTCGCTGCGCTCACGCTCGCCAAAGCAGGTCTTAAGCCCTTGCTTATCGAGCGCGGCGACCCGGCATTTCGCCGCTCGCAGGCGATCGACCTCTTTCTAAAGGAGCGCATCCTCGACCCCGAGAGCAATATTCAGTTTGGTCTGGGCGGCGCGGGGACCTTCTCGGACGGCAAGCTCAATACGGGAACAAAAAATCCCGCCCATCGCCTTATCCTCGAAACCTTCGTCGAGGCGGGTGCGCCCCGCGATATTCTGTGGGATGCCAAGCCGCACATTGGCTCCGACATCCTTCCCAAGGTTGTCACCGCTATATCCCAGCGCATCGAGCAGCTCGGAGGTGTCGTCCGTTATCGAACGAAGCTCGTCGACATTCGCATCGACGCGTCTGGCGCCATCACCGGTATTGATGTCCAATCGTCCCAAGACGCCGCTTACGAGCCAATCGAGACAAAGCATCTCATCCTCGCCTGCGGGCATTCTGCTCGCGATATTTTTGAGCTCCTTAAGGACCACAACGTGGCCCTCGCGCAAAAGACCTTTGCCATGGGCGTTCGCATCGAGCATCCGCAACGCGACATCAACAGAGCCCAATATGGAGCCTCGGCGGGACATCCAGCGCTCGGGGCGGCCCCCTACAAACTTGTTGCCCATCTTCCCAACGGCCGCAGCGTGTTCTCGTTTTGCATGTGCCCCGGCGGACAGGTTGTTGCCGCCTCTTCAGAACCGTGCCATCTGTGCGTCAACGGGGCCAGTCTCAATGCCCGCGACGGACGCAACGCAAATGCCGCCCTGCTCGTTAACGTCACGCCTGAGGACCTTCCCAACGATGACCCGCTCGCCGGCATCGAGCTCCAGCGTGCCTGCGAGGCGGCCGCCTATCGCCTGGGCGGTTCCAACTGGAATGCGCCGGCACAGCTCGTCGGAGATTTCCTCGCAGGACGCGCCAGCAAGGCGCCCGGAAAGGTAAAGCCCACCTATCCGCTCGGTGTGACCTGGACGGCAATTGACGAAGCCCTGCCGCAGCATATCGTCGAGTCGCTCCGTCTGGGACTTCCCCTACTCGGAAAAAAGCTACGAGGCTACGACCGCCCCGATGCCGTTCTTACCGGCGTGGAGACTCGTTCGAGCTCACCGGTCACTGTCACCCGAGACCGAGCGTGCCATGCCGTGTCGACCCCGGGCCTCTACCCTTGTGGTGAGGGAGCTGGATATGCCGGCGGCATCATGAGCGCGGCCACCGACGGCATCCGTTGTGCCGAAGCCCTGATCGCAGACCTCTAA
- a CDS encoding LTA synthase family protein, with protein MFLEMPWKGYSNLLLNLICCNRGTSMTEDIPLEITSSDMANLPIFIAVLIVATVVVRVYFSIKHNEKPPIARVFWCATLLIPLGMVAAWITNQLLVNEDNSLWVLSYSALGAAAVILLVEPLVSGLIDQTDLATGTVACICRDILVIAAVSALSFVSLEIACNETFYRIPANSFGFSVGLLATVLLSLYLLGQRHGGVMALVPVACCILGIAEHFVITFKGEAILPSDILALGTAMEVSEGYEFTFTAGIVTSLALLEISLGLLSLIRPRKLRTPTHVFPAIAANLCAFLLVTVVGLSGFSSIDLEQALDFGFDRWQPITTYASQGFITSFTEMVNELPIEKPEGYTPDEAQSIEQELAAAYDSTYGSSEQRAAAVAQFNEIKPTIVAVMNESFSDLSCFEQLQAAGYTGPAFYNSLPDTLVRGTMLASVTGGGTANSEFEFLTGATTAFVGLGKIPYQLYQMNGVNSLAKDLKELGYTATAMHPQNPVNYHRDKIYQQLGFGDFLSIGDFEGAPCYHAGVCDYATYDKILDLLRTDEAPQFIFDVTMQNHGGYDYGTVPAEELTNYWVEGASEGANSALNTYLTCINASDRDLEYFINELRNIGRPVVLVFFGDHQPSAATTLNDELYPQEDTASHAFRVYQSTYFVWANYEIAGNTELNVYDTVGANEIAAITLNKIGAPLTDYQKALLATRSDVPTINVAGYLGADGLRYNLESEDSPYTSTIDKLQRMQYLEFASKVQ; from the coding sequence TTGTTTCTCGAAATGCCGTGGAAAGGTTACAGTAATCTACTACTGAACTTAATTTGCTGTAACAGAGGAACGTCCATGACCGAAGATATCCCCCTTGAAATCACTTCGAGCGACATGGCCAATCTGCCCATATTCATCGCCGTCCTTATCGTGGCCACCGTCGTCGTGCGCGTGTATTTTTCAATCAAACACAATGAAAAGCCGCCCATTGCCCGCGTCTTTTGGTGCGCGACGCTCCTCATCCCGCTCGGCATGGTAGCTGCATGGATTACGAATCAATTGCTCGTAAATGAGGACAATTCCCTATGGGTCCTTTCTTATTCGGCGCTCGGTGCTGCCGCCGTCATACTTCTTGTCGAGCCCTTGGTTTCGGGACTTATCGACCAAACCGATCTTGCGACGGGAACGGTTGCCTGTATTTGCCGTGACATCCTTGTCATCGCCGCTGTTTCAGCGCTCTCGTTCGTTTCACTCGAAATTGCCTGTAACGAAACGTTCTATCGCATTCCCGCCAACTCATTCGGGTTTTCCGTCGGGCTGCTCGCGACGGTTCTGCTCTCCCTTTATTTGCTGGGACAGCGTCATGGAGGCGTCATGGCCCTCGTGCCCGTCGCCTGTTGCATCCTTGGCATTGCCGAGCACTTCGTCATAACGTTTAAAGGCGAAGCCATCCTGCCAAGCGATATCTTGGCCCTCGGCACCGCAATGGAAGTGAGCGAGGGATACGAGTTTACCTTTACCGCCGGAATCGTAACCTCTCTCGCCCTGCTGGAGATTTCCCTGGGGCTTCTTTCGCTTATCCGACCGCGAAAGCTCCGTACGCCCACCCATGTCTTCCCCGCAATCGCCGCTAACCTCTGCGCTTTTCTGCTAGTGACCGTTGTGGGGCTCTCGGGCTTTTCCAGCATCGACTTGGAGCAGGCGCTGGATTTTGGATTTGACCGTTGGCAGCCCATCACCACATATGCGTCTCAGGGTTTTATCACTTCGTTCACCGAAATGGTCAACGAGTTGCCCATTGAGAAGCCCGAAGGCTATACGCCCGATGAGGCGCAGAGCATCGAGCAGGAGCTCGCCGCCGCCTACGACAGCACGTATGGCTCGAGCGAGCAGCGCGCGGCTGCCGTTGCCCAGTTCAATGAAATCAAGCCGACGATTGTTGCCGTCATGAACGAGAGTTTTAGCGACCTTTCGTGCTTTGAGCAGCTCCAGGCGGCCGGGTACACCGGCCCCGCATTCTACAACTCGCTTCCCGACACACTTGTTCGCGGCACCATGCTCGCTTCGGTCACCGGTGGCGGAACGGCAAACTCCGAATTCGAATTTTTGACCGGAGCGACAACGGCCTTTGTCGGATTAGGCAAGATCCCCTATCAGCTATATCAGATGAATGGCGTCAACAGCCTGGCAAAGGACCTTAAAGAGCTTGGGTATACCGCTACCGCTATGCACCCGCAAAACCCCGTCAACTACCATCGAGATAAGATCTATCAGCAGCTGGGCTTTGGAGACTTTCTTTCAATCGGCGATTTCGAAGGTGCGCCCTGTTACCATGCCGGCGTATGCGACTACGCCACCTACGACAAGATACTCGACCTGCTTAGAACCGACGAAGCGCCGCAGTTCATCTTTGACGTCACGATGCAAAATCACGGCGGCTACGACTATGGCACCGTTCCCGCCGAAGAGCTGACAAACTATTGGGTCGAGGGAGCCAGCGAGGGCGCCAATAGCGCGCTCAACACCTATCTCACCTGCATCAACGCATCCGACCGGGACCTCGAGTACTTTATCAACGAGCTCCGCAATATCGGCAGACCGGTTGTTCTTGTCTTTTTTGGCGACCATCAGCCGAGCGCCGCAACGACTCTCAACGACGAGCTGTACCCTCAGGAAGATACGGCAAGCCACGCTTTCCGTGTCTATCAGTCAACCTATTTCGTCTGGGCTAACTATGAAATCGCCGGCAATACCGAGCTCAACGTCTACGACACCGTCGGGGCAAACGAGATTGCAGCCATTACCCTTAATAAGATCGGCGCCCCGCTCACCGACTATCAAAAGGCCCTGCTTGCAACAAGGTCAGATGTGCCCACCATCAATGTCGCCGGCTATCTCGGTGCCGACGGGCTGCGCTACAACTTGGAATCTGAAGACAGCCCATACACCTCGACGATCGACAAGCTGCAGCGCATGCAATACCTCGAGTTCGCCAGCAAAGTTCAGTAA
- a CDS encoding Mrp/NBP35 family ATP-binding protein, translated as MGCEHAQAAGGQTSPSQFEENTLSEVKRVIAVLSGKGGVGKSFVTGAIATELARHGHKVGVLDADITGPSIPKMFGMSGRHVHALGNLMLPEISEHGVKVMSSNLLLQNETDPVLWRGPVIAGAIRQFWSETSWGPIDYLLVDMPPGTGDVALTVFQSLPVDGIVIVTSPQDLVSMIVAKAVNMAEKMNVPILGIVENMSYIECPDCGKKIEVFGKSKLPEVAERYNLDILGTLPINPALAEACDKGEVETALPDGMLPKAVSAVEAITPHETDEA; from the coding sequence ATGGGTTGCGAGCACGCACAGGCCGCCGGCGGACAAACGTCGCCGTCGCAATTTGAGGAGAATACGCTGTCCGAGGTCAAGCGCGTCATCGCCGTGCTTTCCGGCAAGGGCGGTGTCGGCAAGTCGTTTGTCACCGGTGCCATCGCCACCGAGCTTGCCCGCCACGGCCACAAGGTCGGCGTCCTCGATGCCGACATCACCGGTCCCTCTATCCCCAAGATGTTCGGTATGAGCGGACGCCACGTCCATGCCCTTGGCAACCTTATGCTGCCCGAAATCTCCGAGCACGGCGTCAAGGTCATGAGCTCCAACCTTCTGCTCCAAAACGAGACCGACCCCGTCCTTTGGCGCGGTCCGGTCATCGCAGGCGCCATTAGGCAGTTCTGGAGCGAGACCTCGTGGGGCCCCATCGACTACCTGCTGGTCGACATGCCTCCGGGAACAGGCGACGTCGCGCTCACCGTCTTCCAGTCGCTGCCCGTCGACGGCATCGTCATCGTCACGAGCCCGCAGGACCTGGTCTCGATGATCGTCGCCAAGGCGGTCAACATGGCCGAGAAGATGAACGTCCCCATTCTGGGCATCGTCGAGAACATGAGCTATATCGAGTGCCCCGACTGCGGCAAGAAGATCGAGGTCTTTGGCAAAAGCAAGCTCCCCGAGGTCGCAGAGCGCTATAACCTCGACATCTTGGGCACGCTTCCCATTAATCCGGCACTCGCCGAAGCCTGCGATAAGGGCGAGGTTGAGACCGCGCTGCCCGATGGCATGTTGCCCAAGGCAGTCTCTGCCGTCGAGGCTATTACCCCGCACGAGACCGACGAGGCCTAA
- the uvrB gene encoding excinuclease ABC subunit UvrB, whose protein sequence is MAEFEVERVGGELKRFGVEGAEVPFEVVSPYEPAGSQPKAIESLVRGVRDGDRYQVLLGVTGSGKTFTMAKTIEALGKPTLVMAPNKTLAAQLASELKEFFPNNAVVYFVSYYDYYQPEAYVPQSDTYIEKDSSINEEVEMLRHQATASLLSRRDVIVVASVSCIYGIGSPEDYAGLAPNVDKKVPLERDDFIHALIDIQYDRNDYDLARGTFRVRGDVVDVYPPYAEHPLRFEFFGDEVELIAEIDEVTGEMLREYEAIPVWPASHYVTEKPKVKAALKSISEECEKRVAELKATDKLLEAQRLQQRTDYDLEMLETMGFCNGIENYSRHLDGRKPGEPPFTLIDYFPKDMLCIIDESHVTVPQIRGMHEGDRSRKVTLVEHGFRLPSALDNRPLRFDEFEARIPQFIYVSATPGDYELRVSQNDVEQIIRPTGLLDPKIDVRPVRGQIDDLEDEIRERVARKERVLVTTLTKRMAEDLTDHLLDAGIKVNYMHSDTATMDRVEILRTLREGKIDVLVGINLLREGLDLPEVSLVAILDADKEGFLRNRRSLIQTIGRAARNADGEVIMYADVVTDSMKEAIEETQRRREIQMAYNEEHGIVPKTVRKAINDISSFIAEAEKTVGSKGRSKGDSLGHGAFYTPDESGEGGVPETVAPEQTLAEQLQELPHDELVRIVETMEEDMRNASAAMDFEEAARLRDAVVQIRAMLEGASEDETIERLRSQARKGSTFASGRKRQGARFKK, encoded by the coding sequence ATTGAGTCGCTTGTGCGGGGCGTGAGGGACGGAGATCGCTATCAGGTTTTGCTGGGTGTGACTGGTTCGGGCAAGACCTTCACGATGGCAAAGACTATTGAGGCCCTGGGAAAGCCGACGCTGGTCATGGCTCCGAATAAAACGCTTGCCGCTCAGCTTGCGAGCGAGCTCAAAGAGTTCTTTCCCAACAACGCTGTGGTCTACTTCGTCTCGTACTACGACTACTATCAGCCCGAGGCGTATGTGCCGCAAAGCGATACATATATCGAGAAAGACTCCTCGATTAACGAAGAGGTCGAGATGCTGCGCCATCAGGCGACCGCATCGCTGCTATCTCGACGCGATGTGATCGTTGTCGCATCGGTCTCGTGTATCTATGGCATTGGCTCTCCTGAGGACTATGCGGGCCTGGCTCCGAACGTCGACAAGAAGGTGCCGCTCGAGCGCGATGATTTTATCCATGCACTTATCGACATTCAATATGATCGCAATGACTATGACTTGGCGCGCGGCACGTTCCGCGTGCGCGGCGATGTTGTCGACGTGTATCCGCCTTATGCCGAGCATCCGTTGCGGTTTGAGTTCTTTGGCGACGAGGTCGAGCTGATTGCCGAGATCGATGAGGTCACCGGTGAGATGCTTCGTGAGTACGAGGCCATCCCCGTATGGCCGGCATCGCATTACGTGACCGAGAAGCCGAAGGTCAAAGCGGCTCTGAAATCGATCAGCGAAGAGTGCGAGAAGCGCGTGGCGGAGCTCAAGGCGACCGACAAGTTGCTCGAGGCGCAACGTCTGCAGCAGCGTACCGATTATGATCTTGAGATGCTCGAGACGATGGGCTTTTGCAACGGCATCGAGAACTACTCGCGTCATCTGGACGGTCGCAAGCCGGGTGAGCCGCCGTTTACCCTAATCGATTACTTTCCTAAGGATATGCTCTGCATCATCGATGAGAGCCATGTGACGGTACCGCAGATTCGCGGCATGCACGAAGGTGACCGCTCTCGTAAGGTGACGCTGGTGGAACACGGTTTTCGCCTGCCCTCGGCGCTCGATAACCGCCCGCTTCGTTTCGATGAGTTTGAGGCAAGGATACCCCAGTTTATCTATGTTTCGGCCACGCCGGGCGACTACGAGCTGCGGGTGAGCCAAAACGACGTGGAGCAGATTATTCGTCCGACCGGCCTGCTCGACCCCAAGATCGACGTGCGTCCAGTACGCGGCCAGATTGACGATCTTGAGGACGAGATTCGCGAGCGCGTTGCCCGCAAGGAGCGCGTGCTGGTGACCACGTTGACCAAGCGCATGGCCGAGGACCTGACCGACCATCTGCTCGACGCGGGCATTAAGGTCAATTACATGCACTCTGATACGGCGACAATGGACCGTGTCGAGATCCTGCGAACGCTGCGCGAGGGCAAGATCGATGTTCTCGTTGGCATCAACCTGCTTCGCGAGGGCTTGGATCTTCCCGAGGTCTCACTGGTGGCAATTCTCGATGCCGATAAGGAAGGCTTCTTGCGCAACCGCCGTTCGCTGATTCAGACGATTGGCCGTGCGGCCCGTAACGCCGATGGCGAAGTCATCATGTATGCAGACGTTGTGACCGATTCGATGAAAGAGGCCATCGAGGAGACGCAGCGCCGTCGCGAGATTCAGATGGCATATAACGAAGAACATGGCATTGTGCCCAAGACAGTGCGCAAGGCCATCAACGACATCTCAAGTTTTATTGCCGAGGCCGAAAAAACTGTGGGCTCCAAGGGACGCTCGAAGGGCGACTCTCTTGGCCATGGCGCATTCTATACGCCCGATGAGTCGGGCGAGGGCGGTGTGCCAGAAACGGTGGCGCCCGAGCAGACACTTGCGGAGCAGTTGCAAGAACTGCCGCATGACGAGCTTGTGCGGATCGTCGAAACCATGGAAGAGGATATGCGTAACGCTTCTGCCGCTATGGACTTTGAGGAGGCGGCGCGCCTGCGCGATGCTGTCGTTCAGATTCGGGCGATGCTCGAGGGTGCGTCTGAGGACGAGACGATCGAGCGCTTACGCTCGCAGGCCCGCAAGGGTTCCACGTTCGCATCGGGCAGAAAACGCCAGGGCGCAAGGTTTAAGAAATAG